The segment CCTCGACGGCATGAAGGCGTTGCTCGGGCGCTGGGGCGTCGATTGCCGGCTCGCCGAGGATGTGGCGCAGGCCGAGGCCGAGCTGCGCCGCGGCGGGGTCGATCTGGTGCTGGCGGACTACCACCTGGCCGACAGCACCGATGGCTTGCAGGCGCTGAACCAGTTGCGGCTCCGGCTGGGCAGCCTGCCGCCGGTGGCGATGATCACCGCCGACGGCAGCAGCGAGCTGAAGCAGCGCGCGCGCGAACTGGGCTATCCGTTACTGCACAAACCGGTGCGTCCGGCCGCGTTGCGTGCATTGCTCGGCGCGCTGGTGCGTCGCCAGGCCAGCAACGGCTGATCGCCGCGCCTACTCCGAGTCGTCGTCGGGGAACGGCTGCATGGCGCCCGGGTCCACCGCCAGCTGGCTCGCGGCAAGCGCTACCTGGGTGCGGTTGTTGACCCCCAGCTTGCGCATGATCGCGGTCATGTGGGCTTTCACCGTCGCCTCCGATACGCCCAGGTCCCACGCGATCTGCTTGTTGAGCTGGCCCTCGGCGATCATCGTCAGCACGCGGAACTGCTGCGGCGTGAGCGAAGCGACCCGCGCGGCGACGTCGGCTTCGTCTCGCTTGAGCGCGATCTCGCCGCCGACCAGCTGGTGCGGCAGCCAGGTGTTGCCGTCCAGCACGGCATGGATCGCCTGCACGATCTCGTCGCCCGGCGTCGACTTCGGAATGTAGGCCGAAGCGCCGTGAGCCAGTGCGCGGCGAGCCACCTGGGCTTCCTCATGGCCGGAGACGACGATGGTCGGCAGGCCCGGGTACTGGCCGCGGATGTGCGCGAGGGCCGAGTAGCCGCGGGCACCGGGCATGTGCAGGTCCAGCAGCAGCAGGTCCGCCTCCGGGTACTGCTCGATCATCGCCATCAGCTTGTCGACGCTGTCGGCGCAATGCACCGCGGCCGCGGGCAGGGCGGAAACCACCGCGCGCTCCAGCGCGTCGCGGAACAGCGGATGGTCGTCGGCGATCAGGACGTCGGGCATGGAATGGCTCGGGGGAACGCATCCAATGCGCTCCCGCTCCTGGTCACTTGATGAGCCGCTCGTCGACGAGGTTCTTCACCACGCTGGGATCGGCCAGGGTGGAGATGTCGCCGAGCTGGTCCGGCGCGTTCTCGCCGATCTTGCGCAGGATGCGGCGCATGATCTTGCCCGAACGCGTCTTCGGCAGTCCGGGCGCCCACTGCAGGAAGTCCGGCGTGGCGATCGGGCCGATCTCCTTGCGCACCCAGGCGATCAGCTCCTTGCGCAGGGTGTCGTCCCCGACCTCGCCAGCGACCAGGGTCACGTAGGCGTAGATGCCCTGGCCCTTGATCTCGTGCGGGCAGCCGACCACCGCGGCCTCGGCGACCTTCGGATGCGACACCAGTGCGCTCTCCACCTCGGCGGTGCCGATGCGGTGGCCGGAGACGTTGATCACGTCGTCGACGCGGCCGGTGATCCAGTAGTAGCCGTCCTCGTCGCGGCGCACGCCGTCGCCGGTGAAGTAGTTGCCGGGGTAGGCGCTGAAGTAGGTCTCGACGAAGCGCTGGTGGTCGCCATAGACCGTGCGCATCTGGCCCGGCCAGGAGTCGGTGATCAGCAGGTTGCCCTCGCAGGCGCCCTGCTGCACCTCGCCGTTGGCGTCGACCACCGCCGGTACCACGCCGAAGAAGGGCAGGGTGGCCGAGCCGGGCTTGGTGGCGATGGCGCCGGGCAGCGGGGTGATCAGGATGCCGCCGGTCTCGGTCTGCCACCAGGTGTCGACGATCGGGCAGCGTTCGTCACCGACCACGCGGTGATACCACTCCCACGCCTCGGGGTTGATCGGTTCACCGACCGAGCCGAGCACGCGCAACGAGGCGCGCGAACAGGCCTTCACCGGCGCCTCGCCCTCGCGCATCAGCGCGCGGATCGCGGTAGGTGCGGTGTAGAACAGGCTGACCTTGTGCTTGTCCACCACCTGCCAGAAGCGGCGGTAGTCGGGATAGTTCGGCACGCCGTCGAACATCAGCGTGGTGGCGCCGTTGGCGAGCGGCCCGTACACCACGTAACTGTGGCCGGTGACCCAGCCGACGTCCGCGGTGCACCAGTAGACATCGTCCTCGCGCAGGTCGAACACGCATTCGTGGGTGAAGCTGGCGTACACCAGGTAGCCACCGGAGGTGTGCAGCACGCCCTTCGGCTTGCCGGTGGAGCCGGAGGTGTAGAGGATGAACAGCGGGTGCTCGGCTTCCATCGGCTCGGGCGGGCAGTCGGCACTCTGGCCGTCCATGAGGTGGTGCCAGTAGCGGTCGCGCGGCGACTGCATCGGCACGGCCGAACCGGTGCGACGCACCACCACCACGGTCTCCACGCTGTGGGTG is part of the Dyella thiooxydans genome and harbors:
- a CDS encoding response regulator transcription factor produces the protein MPDVLIADDHPLFRDALERAVVSALPAAAVHCADSVDKLMAMIEQYPEADLLLLDLHMPGARGYSALAHIRGQYPGLPTIVVSGHEEAQVARRALAHGASAYIPKSTPGDEIVQAIHAVLDGNTWLPHQLVGGEIALKRDEADVAARVASLTPQQFRVLTMIAEGQLNKQIAWDLGVSEATVKAHMTAIMRKLGVNNRTQVALAASQLAVDPGAMQPFPDDDSE
- the acs gene encoding acetate--CoA ligase produces the protein MSKVYPVNPEFAAHARVNREDYERLYAESVKDPEGFWGRVGQRLDWMKAPTKIKNTSYDPHNLFIRWYEDGALNVAANCLDRHLEKRGDKTAIIFEGDDPNESRHISYRELHTEVCKFANTLKHLGVQKGDRVAIYLPMIPEAAMAMLACARIGAVHSVVFGGFSPDSLAGRIADSQCKVVVTADEGVRGGKKIPLKTNVDAALERPGTHSVETVVVVRRTGSAVPMQSPRDRYWHHLMDGQSADCPPEPMEAEHPLFILYTSGSTGKPKGVLHTSGGYLVYASFTHECVFDLREDDVYWCTADVGWVTGHSYVVYGPLANGATTLMFDGVPNYPDYRRFWQVVDKHKVSLFYTAPTAIRALMREGEAPVKACSRASLRVLGSVGEPINPEAWEWYHRVVGDERCPIVDTWWQTETGGILITPLPGAIATKPGSATLPFFGVVPAVVDANGEVQQGACEGNLLITDSWPGQMRTVYGDHQRFVETYFSAYPGNYFTGDGVRRDEDGYYWITGRVDDVINVSGHRIGTAEVESALVSHPKVAEAAVVGCPHEIKGQGIYAYVTLVAGEVGDDTLRKELIAWVRKEIGPIATPDFLQWAPGLPKTRSGKIMRRILRKIGENAPDQLGDISTLADPSVVKNLVDERLIK